A region from the Hippoglossus hippoglossus isolate fHipHip1 chromosome 16, fHipHip1.pri, whole genome shotgun sequence genome encodes:
- the cldn12 gene encoding claudin-12 has translation MSCRDIHATNAFSFIIAFVSVAGLAVAAVIPQWRVTRLVTFNRNAKNISVYDGLWAKCVKQDGYSGCYYYDSEWYSKVDQLDLRLLQFCLPAGLLFGSLALLLCMAGMCKTCCCSDKPEPDIKTLKFLVNSAGCHLVAGTFLFLGGAVAIVPSVWFLFRTKALNLRYDNMFSDGFAVYVAIGCSGGLMLAALLMFMWYCMCKKLPSPFWLPLPSMSTSPSTQPLTANGYPPSPVYGPQPFPPQAYPPTVIDTQQYVPTHGYAQSVVAPAPTQVYMSQISAPDGYGSEVGGTQAYSYAPSQSYAPSQNYAPSQSYAPSQSYAPSQSYAPSQGYGSGYAGHRYSSRSRMSAIEIDIPVLTQGD, from the exons ATGTCGTGCCGGGACATCCATGCCACCAACGCGTTTTCCTTCATCATTGCCTTCGTGTCAGTGGCAGGGCTTGCCGTGGCAGCTGTAATACCACAGTGGCGAGTAACGAGACTCGTCACCTTCAATCGCAACGCTAAGAATATCAGTGTGTATGATGGGCTGTGGGCTAAATGCGTGAAACAGGATGGCTACTCAGGATGCTACTACTATGATTCAGAG TGGTACTCTAAAGTGGACCAGCTCGATCTGCGGCTCCTGCAGTTCTGTCTGCCTGCAGGCCTGCTGTTCGGCTCGCTGGCCTTGCTGCTGTGCATGGCTGGGATGTGtaagacctgctgctgctcagacaagCCTGAGCCGGACATCAAAACTCTCAAATTCCTGGTCAACAGTGCTGGCTGTCACCTGGTGGCTGGGACGTTCTTGTTCCTGGGTGGAGCTGTCGCCATCGTCCCCTCAGTGTGGTTCCTATTCCGCACTAAGGCGCTGAACCTCCGATATGACAACATGTTCTCTGATGGGTTTGCTGTATATGTAGCAATAGGCTGCTCCGGAGGACTAATGCTGGCCGCGCTGCTAATGTTCATGTGGTATTGTATGTGTAAGAAGTTGCCTTCACCCTTCTGGTTGCCACTGCCGTCCATGTCGACCTCGCCGTCCACTCAGCCTCTCACTGCCAACGGATATCCTCCCTCCCCAGTGTATGGTCCTCAGCCCTTCCCACCACAAGCCTATCCTCCCACAGTCATCGACACGCAGCAGTATGTGCCAACCCACGGCTATGCACAAAGTGTGGTTGCCCCTGCACCTACACAAGTGTACATGTCTCAGATTTCTGCTCCAGATGGGTACGGCTCGGAGGTTGGAGGAACCCAGGCCTACAGCTATGCTCCCTCACAGAGCTACGCTCCCTCGCAGAACTACGCACCCTCGCAGAGCTACGCACCCTCGCAGAGTTATGCACCTTCGCAAAGCTACGCTCCCTCTCAGGGATATGGATCCGGCTACGCTGGCCACCGCTACTCCAGCCGCTCACGCATGTCTGCCATAGAAATCGACATTCCTGTGCTGACACAAGGAGActaa
- the gtpbp10 gene encoding GTP-binding protein 10, with protein MVQFSRVCLRKFGNFVDNIRLYVRGGSGGMGLPRLGGQGGKGGDVWVVAANNLTLKRIKDKYPQKRFLGGAGANSSVRALKGEKGKDLEILAPVGITVTTDDGRILGDLNAEGERVMVARGGPGGTLYSAFEPSKGQTKNIRFDLKLIADLGLVGFPNAGKSSLLTALSNATPQIASYAFTTLKPEIGKLMYKDYKQISVADLPGLIEGAHANKGMGHKFLKHVERTKQLLFVVDVSGFQLASKTPFRPAFEAVQLLTKELELYKEELVSKPALLVVNKMDLPDAEDKLQELKEQLQNPEEFSDLLPDDMRPKNYISFRHVVPVSATTGFGIDNLKRCIRESLDDDAAMATKAIHQERLQALRQTSHEHS; from the exons ATGGTTCAGTTCAGCAGAGTCTGCCTCCGGAAg TTTGGAAACTTTGTGGACAATATCCGTCTGTATGTTCGCGGCGGCAGCGGCGGTATGGGGTTGCCCCGTCTCGGGGgacagggaggaaaaggaggagatgTTTGGGTGGTGGCAGCGAACAACCTGACGCTGAAGCGGATCAAGGACAAATATCCTCAGAAACGTTTCCTAGGTGGAGCAGGAGCCAACAGCAG TGTCCGAGCACtgaaaggagagaagggaaaggACCTGGAGATCTTAGCTCCTGTCGGTATCACTGTCACCACTGATGATGGCAGAATACTCG GTGACCTGAACGCTGAAGGGGAACGTGTGATGGTGGCGAGAGGCGGCCCAGGAGGCACCCTCTACTCTGCGTTCGAGCCCAGTAAGGGTCAGACCAAGAACATCCGATTCGACCTCAAACTCATCGCTGACCTTGGCCTTGTCGG GTTCCCAAATGCAGGAAAGTCTTCTCTGCTGACGGCCTTGTCTAACGCCACACCTCAGATCGCCAGCTACGCTT TCACAACTTTGAAGCCTGAGATCGGCAAACTGATGTATAAAGATTACAAACAG ATCTCTGTCGCTGACCTGCCGGGCCTCATTGAAGGGGCTCATGCAAATAAAGGAATGGGCCACAAGTTCCTGAAACACGTGGAGAGAACCAAGCAGCTACTGTTTGTT GTTGATGTTTCCGGTTTCCAGCTGGCGAGTAAAACCCCCTTTAGGCCGGCCTTTGAAGCCGTGCAGCTTCTCACCAAG GAGCTGGAGTTGTACAAGGAGGAGCTTGTGTCGAAGCCTGCTCTGCTGGTGGTGAATAAGATGGACCTGCCCGACGCTgaggacaaactacaggagctgaaggagcagcTACAAAACCCAGAAG AGTTCTCTGATCTACTGCCTGACGACATGAGACCAAAGAATTACATCAGCTTCAGACACGTGGTTCCTGTCTCTGCCACCACCGGGTTTGGTATCGACAATTTGAAACGCTGCATTCGAGAGTCGCTTGATGACGACGCAGCCATGGCAACCAAAGCCATCCATCAAGAAAGACTGCAGGCACTAAGGCAGACATCACACGAGCATTCATAA
- the osgin2 gene encoding oxidative stress-induced growth inhibitor 2 translates to MPLLEETTLPQEHPPTVPVVIIGNGPSGICLSYLLSGYKPYLDTATVHPNPILYRKLQETKHLPITEQDLEYLSEGLEGRSGNPVAVLFDTLLHPNADYGYEFPPVLQWRRDKQQHLPHLVLGRATPGGAWHAMEGSMLTISLGIWMELPGVNYRDLTNGKRRDVTSDRATPEEISSYYRNYVQLKGLQKNFVDNTYVTSVQKLCRGHDGQTDEGDVQVGDGNNEGFEGSGVECVDDGGGGVLWEVRGYQQVQNDTHVPFCLFAENVVLATGASDSPIRLGVEGEDLPFVFHSISDLGLAVGRRKLDMNSDPVLIVGAGLSAADAVLCACNSNIRVLHVFRKSVDDPDLIFKQLPKTLYPEYHKVYNMMCSQTYTNVATSSAPNRPQAVSIASSVCAKMCPKPQLATGNMAGNASVGLFPDYTSFPEHCVVSFQSDMKCLLQGINSLKAFKISMVLVLIGTNPNLFFLKGQGQYLGQDPTKPISCKQNTIDIHPYTFECTKEPGLFAMGPLVGDNFVRFLKGGALGIASCLLKRLKKKGKLISSGGNNFI, encoded by the exons ATGCCTCTCCTGGAAGAGACCACTCTGCCACAAGAGCACCCACCCACCGTCCCTGTTGTCATTATAG gcAACGGGCCATCGGGTATTTGTCTGTCCTACCTGCTGAGTGGATACAAACCCTACCTAGATACGGCAACTGTCCACCCAAACCCAATACTGTACAGGAAACTGCAGGAGACCAAGCACCTACCCATCACTGAACAG GATCTGGAGTATTTGAGTGAAGGTCTTGAGGGGAGGTCAGGGAATCCAGTGGCTGTGCTTTTTGACACACTGCTGCACCCCAATGCTGACTATGGCTATGAGTTCCCTCCTGTCCTTCAGTGGAGGAGGGACAAGCAGCAACACCTCCCACATCTGGTGCTGGGGAGGGCAACACCTGGAGGTGCCTGGCAT GCAATGGAAGGCTCCATGTTGACTATTAGTCTTGGCATCTGGATGGAGCTTCCCGGAGTCAACTACAGAGACTTGACCAATGGGAAACGCAG GGATGTAACCAGTGACAGAGCAACCCCAGAGGAGATCTCATCCTATTACCGTAACTATGTGCAGCTAAAGGGCCTCCAAAAGAATTTTGTTGACAACACCTATGTGACCTCCGTCCAGAAACTCTGCCGGGGGCATGATGGGCAAACTGATGAAGGAGATGTGCAGGTGGGAGATGGTAATAATGAGGGCTTTGAGGGTAGTGGAGTTGAGTGTGTAGacgatggaggagggggggttcTCTGGGAAGTAAGGGGATACCAGCAGGTGCAGAACGACACTCATGTACCCTTCTGTCTATTCGCTGAGAATGTGGTTCTTGCCACTGGTGCATCAGATTCACCGATTCGATTAGGTGTAGAGGGGGAGGACCTTCCATTTGTATTCCACAGTATCTCAGACCTGGGGTTGGCTGTAGGCCGGAGAAAGCTGGATATGAACTCTGATCCGGTTTTAATTGTAGGTGCCGGTTTAAGTGCTGCAGATGCAGTTCTGTGCGCTTGCAACAGCAACATTCGGGTGCTGCATGTCTTTCGCAAGAGCGTAGATGACCCAGATCTCATTTTCAAAcagctgcccaagaccctgtACCCAGAGTACCACAAAGTTTACAACATGATGTGCTCTCAGACCTACACAAATGTGGCCACCTCCTCTGCTCCTAACAGACCCCAGGCAGTTAGTATTGCCTCTTCGGTATGTGCCAAGATGTGCCCAAAGCCCCAGCTGGCCACAGGTAATATGGCTGGTAACGCCAGTGTCGGCTTGTTTCCCGACTACACTAGTTTCCCAGAACACTGCGTGGTGTCCTTCCAGTCTGACATGAAGTGTTTGCTCCAGGGGATAAACTCCCTCAAGGCATTCAAGATCTCCATGGTCCTGGTGCTGATCGGGACCAACcccaacttgttttttttgaaGGGGCAAGGCCAGTACCTGGGTCAGGATCCAACAAAACCCATCTCTTGCAAGCAGAACACCATTGACATCCACCCATACACGTTTGAGTGTACCAAGGAACCAGGTCTATTTGCCATGGGTCCGCTGGTGGGAGACAACTTTGTTCGCTTTTTGAAGGGTGGCGCTCTAGGCATCGCCTCCTGTCTGCTGAAGAGACTCAAGAAGAAAGGAAAGCTCATCAGCAGTGGAGGAAACAACTTCATTTGA